Proteins from one Nerophis lumbriciformis linkage group LG16, RoL_Nlum_v2.1, whole genome shotgun sequence genomic window:
- the LOC133617405 gene encoding homeodomain-interacting protein kinase 2-like isoform X1 produces the protein MDSYGVFGDRIVPGARLYSASTSYKVLSLLSCGTFGKVAKCRKMDSNKTVAVKMIRNQGSFAEQAKIEIDILQKLKKIENSKKHLVLWNRVFSDMGHICLEFEFLDKNLHDFMKERQSKQLQVKEIRPIIQQLVSALDHLKCAHMIHADVKLENIMLIDHQQQPYRVKVSDFSLAHEASVTKQNSNIQNHSYRSPEILLGAPYNEAIDMWSVGCVTAFLYLGAQLYPGRNEYETIRYIMETQGQFPEDLLASGKKTGIFFQKENKSCTWKLKTPEHYQQETGFIARDTRKIKLSSFNHLLQVGDHSKNFQPWVLVAKYPADKDIHADDKQMFVDMLKGMLHLEASKRMTPSQGLAHQFISMSHLKPHRDISTYTKSCYEIMAQCEKDTSHASKTKSATLQRTSSKSSHSVQQNHTTRKVNSGRNRIRSNDGTIMQTRDLPKRLKIGGEDYQQRLRVDQPSDQPIQKERSPAGPHLTWPLNFSRRVKDSKYLKPKTRFAVRFMEEQNGRDEHHSPTRTHHHLGRVTKASIGSESFVWTLRKDPSKSILT, from the exons ATGGACTCGTACGGTGTATTCGGTGACCGTATTGTCCCGGGAGCCAGGCTTTACTCAGCGTCCACCAGCTACAAGGTGTTGTCCTTGCTAAGCTGTGGTACTTTTGGCAAAGTTGCCAAATGCCGCAAGATGGATAGCAACAAAACAGTGGCAGTTAAAATGATCAGGAATCAAGGCAGCTTTGCAGAGCAGGCTAAGATCGAG ATTGACATACTACAGAAATTAAAAAAGATCGAAAACTCCAAAAAACACCTGGTTCTGTGGAATCGTGTCTTCAGCGACATGGGGCATATTTGTCTTGAGTTTGAGTTTCTGGACAAAAACCTTCACGACTTTATGAAGGAACGGCAATCAAAACAGCTCCAGGTGAAGGAGATCCGTCCCATCATCCAGCAG CTGGTTAGCGCTCTTGACCACTTGAAGTGTGCTCATATGATTCACGCCGACGTCAAGTTAGAAAACATCATGTTGATCGACCATCAGCAGCAGCCGTACAGAGTCAAAGTAAGTGACTTCAGCTTGGCCCACGAGGCGTCTGTCACCAAACAGAACTCCAACATACAGAACCACTCATACCG GTCTCCAGAGATCTTACTTGGAGCTCCGTACAACGAGGCAATAGACATGTGGTCTGTCGGTTGTGTGACGGCTTTTCTGTACCTTGGCGCTCAACTTTACCCTGGCAGGAATGAATATGAAACG ATCAGGTACATCATGGAGACACAGGGTCAGTTTCCAGAAGACCTCCTGGCCTCTGGTAAAAAGACCGGAATCTTTTTCCAAAAGGAAAACAAAAGCTGTACCTGGAAACTGAAA ACACCGGAACACTACCAACAAGAGACAGGATTCATAGCACGGGACACGCGGAAAATCAAGTTGAGCTCTTTCAACCACCTCCTGCAAGTAGGTGATCACAGCAAAAAT TTTCAGCCTTGGGTTTTGGTTGCCAAGTACCCTGCTGACAAAGATATCCATGCAGATGATAAGCAGATGTTTGTAGACATGTTGAAGGGAATGCTGCACCTTGAAGCGTCTAAGCGAATGACGCCTAGTCAAGGACTAGCACATCAGTTCATCAGCATGAGCCACTTAAAACCTCATCGAGACATCAGCACTTA CACAAAGTCCTGCTACGAGATAATGGCCCAGTGTGAGAAGGACACATCTCATGCTAGTAAAACAAAGTCTGCGACCTTGCAAAGGACTTCTTCAAAAAGTTCCCACTCTGTCCAGCAGAATCACACCACAAGAAAAGTCAACTCAGGAAGGAACAGGATAAGATCCAATGATGGAACCATAATGCAAACACGTGATCTCCCCAAAAGGCTTAAAATTGGAGGTGAAGACTATCAGCAGAG GCTAAGAGTGGATCAGCCCTCCGACCAACCCATCCAAAAAGAAAGAAGCCCAGCTGGGCCTCACCTCACCTGGCCTTTAAACTTCTCAAGACGGGTGAAGGATTCTAAGTACCTGAAACCCAAAACTAGATTTGCAGTGCGCTTCATGGAGGAGCAAAATGGAAGAGATGAACACCACAGTCCGACTCGAACACACCACCACCTTGGCCGGGTAACAAAAGCTTCCATCGGTAGTGAATCCTTCGTCTGGACTCTAAGAAAGGACCCTTCAAAAAGCATATTGACTTAA
- the LOC133617405 gene encoding homeodomain-interacting protein kinase 2-like isoform X2: MDSYGVFGDRIVPGARLYSASTSYKVLSLLSCGTFGKVAKCRKMDSNKTVAVKMIRNQGSFAEQAKIEIDILQKLKKIENSKKHLVLWNRVFSDMGHICLEFEFLDKNLHDFMKERQSKQLQVKEIRPIIQQLVSALDHLKCAHMIHADVKLENIMLIDHQQQPYRVKVSDFSLAHEASVTKQNSNIQNHSYRSPEILLGAPYNEAIDMWSVGCVTAFLYLGAQLYPGRNEYETIRYIMETQGQFPEDLLASGKKTGIFFQKENKSCTWKLKTPEHYQQETGFIARDTRKIKLSSFNHLLQFQPWVLVAKYPADKDIHADDKQMFVDMLKGMLHLEASKRMTPSQGLAHQFISMSHLKPHRDISTYTKSCYEIMAQCEKDTSHASKTKSATLQRTSSKSSHSVQQNHTTRKVNSGRNRIRSNDGTIMQTRDLPKRLKIGGEDYQQRLRVDQPSDQPIQKERSPAGPHLTWPLNFSRRVKDSKYLKPKTRFAVRFMEEQNGRDEHHSPTRTHHHLGRVTKASIGSESFVWTLRKDPSKSILT, from the exons ATGGACTCGTACGGTGTATTCGGTGACCGTATTGTCCCGGGAGCCAGGCTTTACTCAGCGTCCACCAGCTACAAGGTGTTGTCCTTGCTAAGCTGTGGTACTTTTGGCAAAGTTGCCAAATGCCGCAAGATGGATAGCAACAAAACAGTGGCAGTTAAAATGATCAGGAATCAAGGCAGCTTTGCAGAGCAGGCTAAGATCGAG ATTGACATACTACAGAAATTAAAAAAGATCGAAAACTCCAAAAAACACCTGGTTCTGTGGAATCGTGTCTTCAGCGACATGGGGCATATTTGTCTTGAGTTTGAGTTTCTGGACAAAAACCTTCACGACTTTATGAAGGAACGGCAATCAAAACAGCTCCAGGTGAAGGAGATCCGTCCCATCATCCAGCAG CTGGTTAGCGCTCTTGACCACTTGAAGTGTGCTCATATGATTCACGCCGACGTCAAGTTAGAAAACATCATGTTGATCGACCATCAGCAGCAGCCGTACAGAGTCAAAGTAAGTGACTTCAGCTTGGCCCACGAGGCGTCTGTCACCAAACAGAACTCCAACATACAGAACCACTCATACCG GTCTCCAGAGATCTTACTTGGAGCTCCGTACAACGAGGCAATAGACATGTGGTCTGTCGGTTGTGTGACGGCTTTTCTGTACCTTGGCGCTCAACTTTACCCTGGCAGGAATGAATATGAAACG ATCAGGTACATCATGGAGACACAGGGTCAGTTTCCAGAAGACCTCCTGGCCTCTGGTAAAAAGACCGGAATCTTTTTCCAAAAGGAAAACAAAAGCTGTACCTGGAAACTGAAA ACACCGGAACACTACCAACAAGAGACAGGATTCATAGCACGGGACACGCGGAAAATCAAGTTGAGCTCTTTCAACCACCTCCTGCAA TTTCAGCCTTGGGTTTTGGTTGCCAAGTACCCTGCTGACAAAGATATCCATGCAGATGATAAGCAGATGTTTGTAGACATGTTGAAGGGAATGCTGCACCTTGAAGCGTCTAAGCGAATGACGCCTAGTCAAGGACTAGCACATCAGTTCATCAGCATGAGCCACTTAAAACCTCATCGAGACATCAGCACTTA CACAAAGTCCTGCTACGAGATAATGGCCCAGTGTGAGAAGGACACATCTCATGCTAGTAAAACAAAGTCTGCGACCTTGCAAAGGACTTCTTCAAAAAGTTCCCACTCTGTCCAGCAGAATCACACCACAAGAAAAGTCAACTCAGGAAGGAACAGGATAAGATCCAATGATGGAACCATAATGCAAACACGTGATCTCCCCAAAAGGCTTAAAATTGGAGGTGAAGACTATCAGCAGAG GCTAAGAGTGGATCAGCCCTCCGACCAACCCATCCAAAAAGAAAGAAGCCCAGCTGGGCCTCACCTCACCTGGCCTTTAAACTTCTCAAGACGGGTGAAGGATTCTAAGTACCTGAAACCCAAAACTAGATTTGCAGTGCGCTTCATGGAGGAGCAAAATGGAAGAGATGAACACCACAGTCCGACTCGAACACACCACCACCTTGGCCGGGTAACAAAAGCTTCCATCGGTAGTGAATCCTTCGTCTGGACTCTAAGAAAGGACCCTTCAAAAAGCATATTGACTTAA